ACTAACTTTACCTATCtttagttttatatatatatatatatatacacttttTGAATGCCATTTTAAATGAGAAAAAATGTTATCTGATAATTGCTGGTCAAAAATTCCAACTTCAGCAATGAATGAAAGAAATTAGGTCCAATTTAGACTTTAAAACCGTAATGACATATTCATTTAAAGCATTAACGTGGCTCCTAAAATTAGTTGAAATATTCAATTCAAGAaactttatttctttttggaaatgtataaaatgaaattaatccccaaaaaaaatctaaactatTAATTAGTGGGTGGAGTTGGTCGTACCATACAATGTTTCTAAGAGTATCCTGCACCACATGTAGCGCAAAAATTGTAGCTgtgcacaaatttttttttttaatataaatatttttgtctaattttattattttatattttaattaaataataaaatttatattaattaggATAGTTGATGTGCAATGTACTGAAGTATACAGTAAATGGATTGAATTTGTAACTAGGGGGCCTTGCTGCCATTTGTTGTTGGTTATCCCGCGCTGGTGCATTCTtatattcttgaaattttggAGTTGAAAGTTACTGAATATGTAGAGTTAGATTAAGATAAAATATCCTCCTATTAGCATTTGAAGGAGCTTTTTCTGTTGACCATTGCTCTTGAACATCAAAGGTTATAGAAAAATAAGTTAGTCTATAAAGCATGCAAATTAATAGTTATGGTAATCCATTATCGATGAAATGTTGAAACATTAAATGAACTAATGCAATGATAATCCAACTCACTGGCTATAATTACTGAAAAAGTCGAAAAATATATAAGTCCACATTCACTAAAAATTAAGAAAGGAGCTAAACAAGGTTgagtaaaattttcaaatttgtcGCATATGGCAATAAATGTAAACAAGAAAAAGTGATCCATTGAACAGGCAATTACGAGTGAAAGTCATAACCATATCGAAGCGTTGAAAATAACAGAAAACACTGACAGAAGGCAAAAATCCATGATGGTTTTCTCGGAAAGAAGTTAATCTCTCCACATTAAACACATCCCAATTGTTCAAGTGAAGCTGCAGTTAATGCAGTCCAAGCACAGTAATCTTATCTTTGACAATCTcgaaatataaaacaaatgaaatgaGGGGGAAAAAACTCTGTCTTCCCTTTATTTTTAGATAAACTGAGGTTGAACTTGAGAAGTTCACCAGGAGAATAGTTCCAAGAAATGTTAGGTGAAGTAGAAATTAATAACCCCAATAATCATTACGAATTTCGTCATCAAATTTCTTTTTGAGTTCGGGATGCTTCTCGAAGTATTCATCAGCTGTCATGGTACTGATCTTCTTCTGTTACACCAAAAACAAAGGTTTAAGAATCTCCATATAATAGTGTTTTTATGAGTGAGAAGAAAACACATAAACGTATTGTTCAAAAATTCCAAAAACACGTCTTGATCACCTTCAATTCTTGGACATCTGCAATTTCTTTTTCTAGTCTTTCAGATTCTTTCAGCGATTTCTGCTCAGCCTCTTTCAGTTCTACTAACTGCGCCCAAGATAACATCAGCATAAGATtctcccacacacacacacacacacacacacacacacacacacacactctcatacaccaacaaaacaaaaaattattttcccgTTTTCACAATCACAGATTTGAAATTAAGCCATAACTGTTGCGTTATTATCTCTTATGTTCTCAAGGAAATAATAGTCGAGAATGAATTAAAAAAAGGTGGATAAGATTTGTGATCATTCTTACCAGAGCATCAAATTTAGGTTTGTACTGAGGAGTGACATTGTCGACATACTGCGGGATTTTGACTTCTGCAGAAGGAAAACAAAAAATCAGATATTTTAAGTACTGAATGAACAAAGAAATTTTGGATGAAACGgcctcatggaattgaagtacACGAAAGGCAATTTCGATGAACTTGTAGCAATAGAATAAATAAGGTTGCCATCCCAATTGGAGCTCAACCGTCAGTCTTCGTTGTGAACAATGTAAATCATCATAGATTACGTTTTTGTTCCATGGAATACTACCAGAACATTCCATAACATTATCACGTGTTAAGACTATGGAGATTGTTGATGTTTTAAGGGCAAGAACATTTGAGAGTGATTACACAATATGAGACACTAaatcaatattatattttgtgtcTATCGAATATTGACTTTGGTTTACTCAACAAGAGTACCATTCTGTACAAATAATATTTAGATATTTCATCAGTTAGCTTCTGCAACGTTCAGAAATTCAGCCATTGCCTACTGTGTGAATCATTATCTaagaaataagaaaataaactttgCCGATGATGATACCAATTGTTCCAAGTATTTTATAGGAGTCAACTGACTGTTGATCATGTAAAGATGGAGTAATATTAACTGACTTGATGACATAGAGTGAACAAACAAGTAATATCTCAAGGTACATATCAGAAGCAACAGCGACCACATACCATCATAAGCTTGCTTGTACATATCAACCAAGCGGGAGCCAATGCCTTTCCTGTAATAGTCCCAGTCTATGGGTTCTGGTTCCTGCATATttaagaaaacaataaaaaataagtcATGATTTCACAACGTACCCTACATGCCTTCAAAAGGAAAAAGGAGACAAATAATTTGGCTGGCAGGGGAAACTGGTAAAATGGATTGCCAAAAGATGTGCTAAATTGCAGAGGACTAGCATGGTTGGTTGAACAATACAGAGGCTTGGTAGATGGCATTGATTTTTTTGTCCAGAAATTATTCCAAAGCAAGGTCTTCCATCCAAATGATTGATGCTGAAACAAAATTGGGTCTCACAGTGGAGCTAATTTCAGaagcaaaataaaattagaggaattgaaaaaatttcaacagcTTCGCAATGTTCTTATTATTTATAAGCGAATACCtaaaaattcactaaaaattaaGACAAAAACACAGTTATAGATAAGCATCTTCTTCCATTTCATTTTCATAATCCACCAAAACGATGTCGCCTAAAAGAAAATAACTTGCGTATAGGACAACACCCAATAGGAACAGAAATCAACAGATGTGCTCCGCTCCAATCATACAACCAAGCGCTGTTCAGATTAACAGCGCGAACGCATCAATTCTAATCAATCTACGCATAAAGAAAGGAAGGATTCGAGAACAAAATAATGGACCTGGCTGAACTTTGTCTGGAGTTGGCTGTTGACCTCATCGAAGGCACGTCGGAGGGTTGAGAACTCCTTGCGAGCTTCGTCGGAGACCATAAGCTTGGCCATGCCTTCCCAGTCAATGTTCTTGCCTGCTTTGAATGCGACGTCAGCTACCTTCTTCCCCGCTCCGCTCATTTTCCTCTCGATCCTGATCGATTAAGGGCTCAGTGAGTTGCGATTTGGGAATTTGTTGACGATGATTCTGAATTTGGAGGGTTGAGGCCAAATGGAGATCGATGCAGTTTCCAACACAGTGCGGTGGATAATTTGTGGGTATAATACAATACCGGATCCGAATTGAGTACCCAATATTGATCCGAGATCGAAATTTTTATTggacaaaaattaatataagtTCTGATTGGAACgataaatttgaatttgatacaatgtatttcaaaatctttttaacttgtttggatttaaaaaaattgaattaatttcaaattcatcttgTATCAATTATAAAATTTGCATAATAATCAtgttgaatttcaaatatatgcataaattttaacaactagttactctgcacacgAAATACGTGTGTGcagtcttttttatcattatcgatgaactaaagtgaaatttgacaaattatgaagggactaaattgatatttgaattgttgaaataaaaaaaataaaaataaaaatgtgtgttgaagtttaaaaaacaaaaacaaaaaacaaaaatgtaatattagtatcatataaggataaagttggaagaaaaagttggtgtACTTCCTATGTGGTTACTACgatgtcctcaactttaataaaatagaatagatataATAGATAATtgtaatgaatttcaaatctaaatgagatgaatgtattttaaaattaaatccaaTCTAATATTTCAAAATCCATAGATAGGAATGTAAATGAGCCGAGCCGAGCCGAACAGTATcaggctcgggctcggctcgttaaaCTATTTTCTCGGCTCGGGCTCGTTACGAGCCTTTGGTTTGaagctcgggctcggctcgttCAGAAGTTATGaagctcgggctcggctcgagctcggctcattAATGGCTCGTTTATCTTGTTTAATGAGCCTGGCTCGGGTTCGGCTCGTTAAACAAGCTCGTTTATCTTGTTTAATGAGCCtggctcgggctcggctcgttaatggctcgttttttaatataatttttaatttttaatttattattatttatcatacataattattttaatattataactcattaattatctcaaattcgAGCTCACGATCTacctaaacgagccgagctcgagcccgAGCTCGTGAACCActtaaacgagccgagctcgagctcgagctcacgagccagctaaacgagccgagctcacGAACCTATTATCtaacatgttcacgagctaacgagccgaACATCATTAATCTCAAGCTCGGCTCAACAAAATTGTCGAGCCCAAAATAaggctcgggctcggctcgatAAGCTTAACGAACGAGCCCGAACGAGCTTTTTAACGAGCCGAGATCCGAAAAGCTCGCGAACAGTTCGGTTCATTTACATCTCTATCCAtagatttatattttaaaaatctatttatttataaataaaattaggcTTGTTGTTGATAATCTTTATCCCACTTTATCCCACCCTttaaagataaagataaatctCATCCGATATCAGTTCAGTGAAACAGTGAAAAACATCAAATCGGCATTTACACGAACGGCTGTTGAACGATCGAGAATGACGTTTGCCTCCGCCAAAGTGAGCATGAAGCTTCTCATTGATACTAAGAGCAAAAGGGTCTTATTCGCGGAGGCCGACAAAGATTGTGTGGATTTCCTTTTCCACATCCTTTCCCTCCCCATAGGTACTGTCATCCGTCTTCTTCAAGGTCAAGAAACAGTGGGTTGTCTGCCCAATTTGTACGAAAGCTTCAAGAATCTGGACGAGAGTTACCTTCAACCAGGGCAGAACAAAAACTCCATTTTGAAACCACTTCTACCCGCAAACCACGCATCTGGTTCGGTTCCTAATCTACTGCTAATCACCAACGATAAGGCAACTGAAAGATTGTTCTATAGATGCAGTAACTGTGCCTTTAATGCTTTGTACAACGACCCAAAGACTTGCCCCAGTTGCCTCCGTACGACGACCAAAACTATGAAATATACAGCTCCGGCGGTGACGAAAGGGGTGGATGGAGGTGGGTTTGTGAAAGGGATGGTCACGTACATGGTGATGGATGATTTGGAGGTGAAACCCATGTCCACGATCTCCGGCATTACTCTGCTCCATAAGCTTAATGTAAAGGAACTGGGTTCGCTGCAGGAGAAGGTGGTCAGTTTGGGCACGAACGAGGTATGTATGCGTAAATAATCAAATTCTTGATACAAGTTGTCCTCTTTTTCCTTGAAGTGCGAAATAGAACTTGAAAAAACATGAAACAAAGGCTCGACGAAacccaaatcaaatatatacctATCAGATTCGTAGAAGatgcatgaaaatattttaatcatgatggaaaataatatatgatcctgtgtgtatgtatgtatgtatgtacaggCTGTGAAGCTGCTGAAGATGTCTTTGCAGTCTAAGAACGTTTTGACGGAAGTGTTCCTCAAAACTGGTAAGCGAGCTCGAGTTAATAAGTCGAACTGAACTTGTCGAGAAGCTGCTGCTCATTTTGTGTTCAAGTTTATTGATACGATTATATTAATGTCAGTAAACGTCTTCTAACTCGATCTCTTAGTTTATGGAACTCATGTAAAATTCCTAGGAAATAATCTGCCCACGATCTAAAACATTTGCATGTGAATTATTCATTAATTTGAATAGGATTTGTTCATGTTATCCTACAGATGTTATGTTACCATAATCCACTCAAATCATTATTCCAAAAACTGAATTCTTGGATTTAGTTTGTTGGAGAGCTATCCATATATATACGGTAGCATCAAAGAACCCATTTGACGGCATATTTCATTGTAGCTAATACTCTATAATGGATAACTTTAtcatatttcatatattttaaaataataataataaaaataaattaatattttcttcgtATATCGTAGTGCCAAACATAAGCATATTTACCGGGGATATTGTATaatctaaaataattattttatatatttagataTTCAGAAATAAAAAAGGAGATATTTTGACAATTTGGAAAAGGATAAACATAAGATTTCAGGgtaattatatatgtatgacAGATGTACGGAAATacattttatgattttgagtttGATTCTATGCTGATATTTTTTCGTATGTGTGTCGGATAAGAATTGTTCAGTGCTGTTTATGCGATTAATATGATTTGCTGACTACTAATATTACGTTAAGTCTGACAATTTATACAGTGTGCTTTGATAAGTAGCCGTTACGAACGCTTTCAACACCGCAGTATACCTCAAAGCTGATACAAAGCCTAttcataaatgaaaaaaaaaacctccGAGAAGAACCAACAAAAAGGAACAAAATCACTGTTCAAAACCAAAGTGGCCCTTGAAACAATTTAGTTGGTAGAACATAACACTGCTTGCATATAACATTGACAGCCTGCAATACAGATCTTAACTCATTCAGAAACTCAAAAGAGCTAAAATAGAACAGTTATCAGGATCAGGTGATCTTCAGGCAGGTGGTTTTGAAACCTACATAATTGAAAGGACGGGTAAGTTGCTACTTCAACATGTTCTTGCTTAACACACAAATGCCATTATAGTTTTACTTGCCTGAGATGTTAGCTCGTAGAAATCACTAAATAATGCAAATAAAAAGCTTGATTCAGCCAATTTCACAGTCTGGTTACAATTGAGGGAGCACAAAATATGCTCAACCATGTatataaactcatttttattgaaatatgtACATCAAAAAATGGGATTTTGTCACTcctaatttttttgaattttagctTCAATCTTGGCTCCGCAGCCGATTTGTGCTATTTTGTCACAAAATTCAATGATGTGGAATTTTAGCATCTGGATGCTGGCATACAAATTGTGTGGTCGAGCATGAGAAGGACTAGAGTACTCGGGGATGTTTATTAGTTCACTTCTCAAAATAAGATAAACCAAAACTCCAAGAAAAACTTGCTATTAGAACATTTGAGAGTATGTACCTGCAGAACAATCACTTGGCTGTGCCTTGAAGAAGATATGACGCTTTACAACGAACCtgcaaattttatttgatttttgtcattttaaGTATTAGAGTCACGAGAGTGAGGGTTGTGGAGAAGGGAGGAAGAGAAATGCATTTTTCTTACATTTGAAGCATAAGACCTCGAGTCAGTTATGTTTATTCCACAAGCGCAATTCTGAAGGCAAATTCCCCATAATCGCTGTATCGATTTGTTATCTTTTAAACTGGGGTCAAGTAATAGCCAGTTTTCAGCAAGATTCAGGCATATATACATCTTGAAAAGATCACAGTTCTTGTCTTTTACATTTATTGAGATTAGCAATCTCAAAATTTCCTCAGCGTCAGATACCTGTAAATGGGACATAATTTACTAATTTTACATGCTATTTGTTAACACAAAATGAGAAGGGAAACTACGTCTTTAAGTCACTTCTTTTCCAGGACcatttctttagatggatcatCATAACCACTGGAGTCGGGAGACAAAAAAATGTGCAACTGTTACCTTCTCATCCAAAAACTCCACAAGGAACTGGAA
The Primulina huaijiensis isolate GDHJ02 unplaced genomic scaffold, ASM1229523v2 scaffold40277, whole genome shotgun sequence genome window above contains:
- the LOC140969193 gene encoding ATP synthase subunit d, mitochondrial → MSGAGKKVADVAFKAGKNIDWEGMAKLMVSDEARKEFSTLRRAFDEVNSQLQTKFSQEPEPIDWDYYRKGIGSRLVDMYKQAYDEVKIPQYVDNVTPQYKPKFDALLVELKEAEQKSLKESERLEKEIADVQELKKKISTMTADEYFEKHPELKKKFDDEIRNDYWGY
- the LOC140969262 gene encoding uncharacterized protein, yielding MTFASAKVSMKLLIDTKSKRVLFAEADKDCVDFLFHILSLPIGTVIRLLQGQETVGCLPNLYESFKNLDESYLQPGQNKNSILKPLLPANHASGSVPNLLLITNDKATERLFYRCSNCAFNALYNDPKTCPSCLRTTTKTMKYTAPAVTKGVDGGGFVKGMVTYMVMDDLEVKPMSTISGITLLHKLNVKELGSLQEKVVSLGTNEAVKLLKMSLQSKNVLTEVFLKTGKRARVNKSN